The following proteins come from a genomic window of Dreissena polymorpha isolate Duluth1 chromosome 1, UMN_Dpol_1.0, whole genome shotgun sequence:
- the LOC127863506 gene encoding uncharacterized protein LOC127863506, which yields MNESAGIAHHEGSLFITSGTALHEYADNGRWIRQMYEDTSQLRTVWKCVVSPAGDKVYISQPSLHKLITLDMNGTILATFYDPGLLRPWGVCVAPKGQIIVCGDASDTVLLVDSDGKKKLATLATFSNGLRWPWSVYYTKHTDTILVGQWYDTIVVLKIKTEPGALIAPKIESPTDALIAPKIESPTDALIAPKIESPTDALIAPKIQSPTDALIAPKIESPTDALIAPKIQSPTDALIVPKIESPIDALIAPKIESPTDALIDPKIESPTDALIDPKIESPTDPLIAPKIESPTDALIAPKIESPTDALIAPKIQSPTDALIAPKIESPTDALIAPKIESPTDALIAPKIESPMTRDIKGLYEILQIDVMVECRSDLFPLFKRGCGALQGIVTRGKSILERPVFSEKESQMVSTRSVYVYTTSALMEDLKADCQEHLSPVKDFNLQELRIIFPALLIVTKDQHDKIKKSFSSINEDITSLGVLFVDKEQNTKDISQQDTTDSSEKVTKDISEKDTNDLFKKLGVLQSVAAQSHIMVTADHLLERAIFAVLKNLMEKCLNTYGSPKDMPDSEKKKTWQSIYTYARTAYKRCKVPTFERLTLPEITYKYPENIDNVLRSVLKIKGVLGCSKDIGYLEVLIDNEQDIDETTRRIQELLENTDVKCKMSYGKFRKFLSSGEGVFNGTMGGFAQKFADPENSNLVALISRHVAMANIQDSTVFLNVDNMIMGGRQIIPEEPEVDIFPIDVYTGFLQQCNTRFRTEDGMQLLHGKLLQLEDVENWIGEPVYIWGAQTSPGLGTLAEINMDVPNGFGIKIHDRNYGHSFCIDGDSGAMVCATDSSDGTETLYAIAMVVGKFILQDPHQPEIYNACLLSEAFKQFENSYGSAFELCSDDA from the exons atgaACGAGAGTGCAGGTATTGCTCACCACGAGGGTAGCTTGTTTATAACTTCTGGTACAGCACTGCACGAGTACGCGGATAACGGAAGATGGATCCGCCAAATGTACGAGGATACTTCACAACTTAGAACAG TATGGAAGTGTGTTGTGAGTCCTGCTGGGGACAAGGTGTACATTTCTCAACCCTCCCTGCACAAGCTCATTACCTTGGACATGAATGGTACAATATTAGCTACATTTTACGACCCTGGGTTATTACGGCCATGGGGTGTATGTGTGGCACCGAAAGGTCAAATAATAGTGTGTGGAGACGCATCAGACACAGTTTTGCTAGTGGACAGTGACGGCAAGAAAAAGCTAGCCACTCTAGCTACATTCAGCAATGGATTGCGGTGGCCATGGTCAGTCTACTACACAAAGCACACAGACACCATCCTTGTTGGGCAATGGTACGACACAATTGTGGTGCTCAAAATAAAG ACGGAACCTGGTGCACTGATTGCCCCTAAGATTGAGTCTCCAACTGATGCACTGATTGCCCCAAAGATTGAGTCTCCAACTGATGCACTGATTGCCCCAAAGATTGAGTCTCCAACTGATGCACTAATTGCCCCAAAGATCCAGTCTCCAACTGATGCACTGATTGCCCCAAAGATCGAGTCTCCAACTGATGCACTGATTGCCCCAAAGATCCAGTCTCCAACTGATGCACTGATTGTCCCAAAGATCGAGTCTCCAATTGATGCACTAATTGCCCCAAAGATCGAGTCCCCAACTGATGCACTGATTGACCCAAAGATCGAGTCTCCAACTGATGCACTGATTGACCCAAAGATCGAATCTCCAACTGATCCACTGATTGCCCCAAAGATCGAGTCTCCAACTGATGCACTGATTGCCCCAAAGATCGAGTCTCCAACTGATGCACTAATTGCCCCAAAGATCCAGTCTCCAACTGATGCACTGATTGCCCCAAAGATCGAGTCTCCAACTGATGCACTGATTGCCCCAAAGATCGAGTCTCCAACTGATGCACTGATTGCCCCAAAGATCGAGTCTCCAATGACAAGAGACATAAAAGGATTGTATGAAATAT TACAAATCGACGTCATGGTCGAATGTAGATCGGACCTATTCCCTTTATTCAAACGTGGTTGTGGAGCTCTACAGGGTATTGTTACCCGAGGAAAAAGCATTCTTGAAAGACCTGTTTTTAGTGAGAAAGAGAGCCAGATGGTAAGCACACGATCAGTTTACGTATACACCACTTCTGCCTTGATGGAAGACTTGAAAGCGGATTGCCAAGAGCACTTATCTCCTGTAAAAGATTTCAATTTGCAAGAGCTAAGAATTATCTTTCCTGCATTACTGATTGTTACCAAGGACCAGCATGACAAGATTAAAAAAAGTTTCAGCAGCATAAATGAAGACATCACTAGTTTGGGTGTGCTGTTTGTTGacaaagaacaaaatacaaaagaCATTTCCCAACAAGATACCACAGACAGTTCCGAAAAAGTTACAAAGGACATTTCCGAAAAAGATACAAATGACCTTTTCAAAAAACTTGGAGTACTTCAAAGCGTGGCAGCACAATCCCATATCATGGTTACTGCAGATCATCTACTTGAGCGAGCGATATTTGCAGTTTTAAAGAATCTTATGGAAAAGTGTTTAAATACATATGGATCACCCAAAGATATGCCTG aCAGTGAGAAGAAAAAAACATGGCAGAGTATTTATACATACGCACGGACAGCATACAAGAGATGTAAAGTTCCGACATTTGAAAGACTTACCTTGCCCGAAATTACTTATAAATACCCGGAAAATATTGACAAT GTTCTCAGAAGTGTTCTAAAAATTAAAGGGGTGCTTGGTTGCTCGAAGGATATTGGATATCTTGAAGTTCTTATAGACAACGAACAAGATATTGATGAAACCACACGTAGAATACAAGAGCTACTTGAAAATACAGACGTAAAATGCAAAATGAGTTATGGGAAGTTCCGAAAATTTCTTTCCAGCGGAGAGGGAGTTTTTAACGGAACAATGGGAGGTTTTGCACAGAAGTTTGCTGACCCTGAAAACTCGAACCTAGTTGCTCTCATCTCTCGACATGTTGCGATGGCTAACATCCAAGACTCAACTGTTTTTCTTAACGTTGATAATATGATAATGGGTGGAAGACAGATTATTCCTGAGGAACCTGAAGTTGATATTTTCCCAATTGACGTATATACCGGTTTTTTACAACAGTGCAATACTCGATTTAGAACTGAAGACGGAATGCAGCTTTTGCATGGAAAACTACTTCAACTGGAAGATGTTGAAAATTGGATAGGAGAACCTGTGTATATATGGGGAGCGCAAACTTCTCCTGGTTTAGGAACTCTTGCAGAAATAAATATGGACGTACCTAATGGGTTTGGGATAAAGATTCACGATCGCAATTATGGTCATTCATTCTGCATAGATGGTGACAGCGGCGCTATGGTGTGTGCTACTGACAGTAGTGATGGCACTGAGACGTTGTATGCTATTGCAATGGTCGTAGGAAAATTTATTCTGCAAGATCCACATCAACCAGAAATATATAATGCTTGTCTTCTTAGTGAAGCCTTCAAGCAGTTTGAGAACTCATATGGATCAGCATTTGAGTTATGCAGTGATGATGCTTAA